Proteins encoded by one window of Emticicia oligotrophica DSM 17448:
- a CDS encoding thiol-disulfide oxidoreductase DCC family protein gives MTILFDGVCNFCNASINFVIDRDSKGIFKFAALQSEVGQEILRKFSLKTQDFDSIIAIDGDNVFQKSDAALEIARRMDGLWKLCYVFKVIPSFLRNPIYDLIARNRYKIFGKTEACRIPTPELKARFL, from the coding sequence ATGACTATCCTATTTGATGGTGTTTGTAACTTCTGTAATGCCTCTATCAATTTTGTGATTGATAGGGATAGTAAAGGAATTTTCAAATTTGCAGCACTACAATCGGAGGTAGGGCAAGAAATTCTCAGAAAATTCTCTTTAAAAACGCAAGATTTTGATAGCATAATTGCCATTGATGGTGATAATGTTTTTCAAAAATCTGATGCTGCTTTAGAGATTGCCCGAAGAATGGATGGTTTATGGAAATTATGCTATGTTTTTAAAGTAATTCCATCATTTTTACGTAATCCGATTTATGATTTGATTGCTCGAAATAGATACAAAATATTTGGAAAAACTGAAGCCTGTAGAATTCCTACTCCAGAATTAAAAGCAAGGTTTTTATAA
- a CDS encoding ATP-dependent helicase yields the protein MAQKNYLDTLNAPQREAVTHAEGPLMIIAGAGSGKTRVLTYRIAWLIEQGVDPFNILALTFTNKAAGEMRHRIESVIGSDAKNLWMGTFHSVFAKILRFEGKRLGYTSDFTIYDTDDTKSLMRSLIKEMGLDDKTYKPNYVLNRISSAKNALVSWEAYLNNPIYIEDDKAARMPEIGRLYKTYVLRCFQANAMDFDDLLYNTNVLFRDHLDVLNKYQHKFKHVMVDEFQDTNVSQYLITRKLSSVNQNICVVGDDAQSIYAFRGANIQNILNFKADYPDLKVVKLEQNYRSTQTIVNAANSVIARNKEQLEKNIFSENEIGNKIEVIKAASDNEEGRLIATSIFEEKNTHSLKNTDFAILYRTNAQSRAFEEALRKLNIKYRIIGGLSFYQRKEIKDLLAYLRFTINQNDEEAFKRIINLPKRGIGDTTVAKIVVTAAENNKSVWEVVSNINQYVAGRAAQTIDDFATLIKSYGIMVEEGKDAHTVAAYVAKTSGLLKELYDDKTVEGLARYENLQELLNSIKQFVDNPENEDTSLSAFLQTVTLMTTADQEDEDGDTDRVTLMTIHGAKGLEFKNVYIVGLEENLFPSQMMLSKRSDLEEERRLFYVAITRAEKKLTLSYAESRYNYGRLNYCEPSRFLEEIDPVYLQISRSRIVSYGNQESRNDRTEPAKIVPSGFTKKESLIANLKQVQKTSPPVNHTPTADFVASDTSNLKTGDKVEHPKFGFGVVTKMEVNGNDRKATIKFNTQGDKTLLLSFAKLRIVES from the coding sequence ATGGCTCAGAAGAATTATTTAGATACACTTAATGCACCACAACGAGAAGCAGTTACACATGCCGAAGGGCCATTGATGATTATTGCAGGGGCAGGTTCGGGTAAGACACGCGTGCTTACCTATCGTATTGCTTGGTTGATTGAGCAAGGGGTTGACCCTTTTAATATATTAGCACTTACCTTTACCAATAAAGCTGCTGGCGAAATGCGTCATCGTATTGAGTCGGTGATTGGAAGCGATGCCAAAAACCTTTGGATGGGAACTTTTCACTCGGTTTTTGCAAAAATTTTGCGTTTTGAGGGAAAAAGACTCGGATACACCTCAGATTTTACCATTTATGATACCGACGATACTAAGTCTTTGATGCGAAGTCTCATCAAAGAAATGGGTTTAGATGATAAAACTTATAAGCCAAACTACGTTTTAAATAGAATTTCAAGTGCAAAAAATGCCTTGGTTTCGTGGGAAGCTTATCTGAATAATCCGATTTACATTGAAGATGACAAGGCAGCCCGCATGCCCGAAATCGGACGTTTGTATAAAACTTACGTTTTACGTTGTTTTCAAGCAAATGCCATGGATTTCGATGATTTGCTCTATAATACCAATGTACTTTTCCGCGACCACCTTGATGTATTAAATAAGTACCAGCACAAATTTAAGCATGTGATGGTCGATGAGTTTCAGGATACCAACGTTTCTCAGTATCTAATTACTCGTAAGCTTTCTTCGGTCAATCAGAATATCTGTGTCGTGGGTGATGATGCCCAAAGTATCTACGCCTTTCGTGGGGCAAATATTCAAAATATCCTCAATTTCAAGGCCGACTATCCAGATTTGAAAGTAGTTAAGTTGGAGCAAAATTATCGTTCTACCCAAACCATTGTTAATGCTGCTAACTCAGTTATTGCCCGAAATAAAGAGCAACTAGAAAAGAATATTTTTTCAGAGAACGAAATCGGTAATAAAATTGAAGTAATTAAAGCCGCTTCTGATAACGAAGAAGGACGATTGATTGCTACCAGTATTTTTGAAGAAAAAAATACTCATAGCTTAAAAAATACCGATTTTGCTATTCTTTATCGTACGAATGCCCAATCGAGAGCATTTGAGGAAGCCTTACGAAAACTTAATATCAAGTACCGAATCATCGGTGGTTTATCATTCTATCAACGCAAAGAAATCAAAGACCTTTTGGCTTATTTGCGTTTTACGATTAATCAAAATGATGAAGAAGCTTTCAAACGTATCATAAATTTACCCAAACGTGGAATTGGCGATACAACGGTTGCAAAAATTGTAGTGACAGCGGCCGAGAATAATAAATCGGTTTGGGAAGTAGTTAGCAATATTAATCAATACGTAGCGGGCCGTGCTGCCCAAACAATTGATGATTTTGCTACGCTTATCAAAAGTTATGGAATAATGGTGGAGGAAGGCAAAGATGCTCATACAGTAGCAGCATACGTTGCCAAAACCTCGGGCTTATTAAAGGAACTTTACGATGATAAAACGGTTGAAGGTTTGGCTCGTTATGAAAATTTACAAGAATTACTTAACTCGATTAAGCAATTCGTTGATAATCCAGAGAACGAAGATACAAGTCTTAGTGCATTCCTACAGACAGTTACACTCATGACAACTGCCGACCAAGAAGACGAAGATGGAGATACAGATAGAGTTACGCTCATGACAATTCACGGTGCAAAAGGTTTGGAGTTTAAGAATGTGTATATTGTTGGGTTGGAAGAAAACTTGTTTCCTTCGCAAATGATGCTTTCAAAACGAAGCGATTTGGAAGAGGAACGCCGCTTATTCTACGTGGCTATTACGCGTGCTGAAAAGAAATTAACCCTTAGCTATGCAGAAAGCAGATATAACTATGGCCGTTTGAATTACTGTGAGCCAAGTCGATTCTTGGAAGAAATCGACCCTGTTTATTTACAGATTTCAAGAAGCAGAATTGTTTCTTACGGAAATCAAGAGTCTCGCAATGACCGAACTGAACCAGCCAAAATAGTACCATCAGGCTTTACAAAAAAAGAGAGTTTAATAGCTAATTTGAAGCAAGTTCAAAAGACCTCACCACCAGTAAACCACACGCCAACTGCCGATTTTGTGGCAAGTGATACTTCAAATCTTAAGACAGGAGATAAAGTTGAACACCCGAAGTTTGGTTTTGGAGTAGTGACTAAAATGGAAGTAAATGGCAATGATCGTAAAGCCACCATAAAGTTTAATACACAAGGCGATAAAACATTATTGTTGAGTTTTGCTAAACTTAGAATTGTGGAATCATAA
- a CDS encoding TdeIII family type II restriction endonuclease, with translation MTQQQIQQVETVLRNSLRHKFQNYNPEPAVMPFHTRLLGQDRMALFSFIHSLNTNFGTSIFEPVAKALALSTFASAESQQTAGNQISSEAHRVIQNIMDGLAVATSSPNKIEEINAIRVVCQTGEMKTVKPTKVDVKLVGHDGTIYLFDIKTAKPNAGGFKEFKRTLLEWVATTLAANPTANVQTIIAIPYNPYEPQPYNRWTMRGMLDLDNELKVAAEFWDFLGGQGAYTDLLDIFERIGLELRPEIDAYFARYNRQ, from the coding sequence ATAACTCAACAACAAATTCAACAAGTAGAAACAGTTTTACGAAACAGTTTAAGACATAAATTCCAAAATTATAATCCTGAACCAGCAGTAATGCCCTTTCATACAAGGCTACTTGGTCAGGACAGAATGGCTTTGTTTTCATTTATACATTCATTAAACACAAATTTTGGGACAAGTATTTTTGAACCAGTTGCTAAAGCATTGGCATTATCAACATTTGCAAGTGCCGAATCACAGCAAACAGCAGGAAATCAAATTTCTTCAGAAGCTCACAGAGTAATCCAAAATATCATGGATGGACTTGCTGTTGCAACTTCGTCACCAAATAAGATTGAAGAGATAAATGCTATCAGAGTAGTTTGCCAAACCGGAGAAATGAAAACAGTGAAGCCAACCAAAGTTGATGTAAAGCTTGTTGGACATGACGGAACAATTTATTTATTCGACATCAAAACAGCTAAACCCAATGCAGGTGGCTTTAAAGAATTTAAAAGAACACTTTTAGAATGGGTGGCAACGACATTAGCAGCCAATCCAACGGCAAATGTTCAGACCATTATTGCAATTCCTTACAATCCTTACGAACCACAACCATACAACCGTTGGACAATGCGTGGTATGCTCGACTTAGACAATGAATTAAAAGTTGCAGCAGAGTTTTGGGACTTTCTTGGTGGACAAGGTGCATATACAGACCTACTTGACATTTTTGAAAGAATCGGTTTAGAGCTAAGACCAGAAATTGATGCATACTTTGCAAGATATAACAGACAATAG
- a CDS encoding DNA methyltransferase — protein MAELLSIKEASQWATEYLDKNVTTSNISYLIQYGRIKKIGDNGSTQVIKEELIEYYKEQKKSRQEEWKEQLGEDLNWALSFEQYKEAETTKHVHRLHPYKGKFIPQLVEYFLDNHTDRFKKEVYFKPGDIVYDPFSGSGTTMVQACELGIHAVGNDVSAFNAMIGNCKLTKYNLVDVQTEIDRISKALKSFLADHKTLEFEDRLLKELYVFNNKYFPVPEYKYKVKRKEIDEKTYGQEKEQEFLPTFNKLVKEYKIKLRQDKEDSFLDKWYTQHIRDEIQFVFDEIQNIKNSDTKKIVSVILSRTIRSCRATTHADLATLLEPITATYYCGKHGKMCKPLFSILKWWETYSKDTVKRLTQYDKLRKDAFHTCLTGDSRNIDIVEGLKKLNPDFAKLVEKQKIKGIFSSPPYVGLIDYHEQHAYAYDLFGFERKDELEIGPLFKGQGREAKQSYIQGLSDVLNNAKKYLVDDYDIFLVANDKYNMYPTIAENAGMQIVNQYKRPVLNRTEKDNYAIAA, from the coding sequence ATGGCAGAATTACTATCAATAAAAGAAGCAAGCCAGTGGGCGACAGAATATTTGGACAAAAATGTTACTACTTCTAACATTTCCTATCTTATCCAATACGGCAGGATAAAAAAAATAGGTGACAATGGTTCTACACAAGTAATCAAAGAAGAACTAATTGAATACTATAAAGAGCAAAAAAAATCGAGACAAGAAGAATGGAAAGAACAGCTTGGTGAAGATTTGAACTGGGCTTTATCATTTGAACAATACAAGGAAGCCGAGACTACAAAACACGTTCACAGACTTCATCCATACAAAGGAAAATTTATTCCGCAGTTAGTTGAATATTTTCTTGACAACCACACCGACAGATTCAAGAAGGAAGTTTATTTCAAGCCCGGAGACATTGTTTATGACCCATTTTCAGGAAGTGGAACGACTATGGTTCAAGCTTGTGAGTTAGGAATACATGCAGTTGGAAATGATGTTTCTGCATTTAATGCCATGATTGGTAATTGTAAGTTAACGAAATATAACCTTGTTGATGTTCAAACTGAAATAGACAGAATTTCTAAAGCATTAAAATCATTTTTAGCAGACCATAAAACGCTTGAATTTGAAGACAGGCTTTTAAAAGAGTTGTATGTTTTCAACAACAAGTATTTTCCAGTACCGGAATACAAATACAAAGTAAAACGCAAAGAGATTGACGAGAAGACTTATGGCCAAGAAAAGGAGCAAGAATTTTTGCCAACATTCAATAAACTCGTAAAAGAATATAAAATAAAATTACGACAAGACAAAGAAGATTCATTCCTTGACAAATGGTATACGCAACACATCCGTGATGAAATTCAATTTGTGTTTGATGAAATCCAAAACATTAAAAATTCCGACACCAAAAAAATCGTCAGCGTTATTCTAAGTCGCACTATTAGAAGTTGCAGAGCAACCACTCATGCAGACTTAGCAACATTGCTTGAACCAATTACGGCAACTTATTACTGTGGTAAACATGGAAAAATGTGTAAGCCATTATTTTCTATTCTAAAATGGTGGGAAACATATTCTAAGGACACTGTAAAAAGATTGACTCAGTATGACAAGCTTAGAAAAGATGCATTTCACACTTGCTTAACAGGTGACAGCAGAAACATTGACATCGTAGAAGGTCTTAAAAAACTCAATCCTGATTTTGCCAAACTTGTTGAAAAACAAAAAATTAAGGGTATATTTTCATCGCCACCTTATGTTGGTTTAATTGACTACCACGAGCAGCATGCATATGCTTACGATTTGTTTGGCTTCGAAAGAAAAGACGAATTAGAAATCGGGCCACTTTTCAAAGGACAAGGACGAGAAGCGAAACAAAGCTACATTCAAGGGCTTAGTGATGTGTTGAATAACGCCAAAAAATATCTCGTTGACGATTATGATATTTTCCTCGTAGCAAACGACAAATACAATATGTATCCGACAATTGCAGAAAATGCAGGAATGCAAATAGTTAATCAATATAAACGACCAGTATTAAACCGAACTGAAAAAGATAATTATGCGATTGCAGCTTAG
- a CDS encoding helix-turn-helix domain-containing protein produces the protein MKTTGEIIREKREKKGLLLRHLSAQLDIDTAILSKIERGERKATREQITKLADILELDKESLLIQYLSEKILYEIQDEDLGIQALKVAEKTIKYGGTKNK, from the coding sequence TTGAAAACGACCGGAGAAATAATCAGAGAGAAAAGAGAGAAAAAAGGGTTGCTATTGCGACACCTTTCTGCTCAACTCGACATTGACACAGCTATACTCAGTAAAATTGAACGTGGCGAGAGAAAAGCCACACGAGAACAAATTACTAAGTTGGCTGACATACTTGAACTCGACAAAGAATCATTGCTTATTCAATATTTGAGTGAGAAAATTCTTTACGAAATTCAAGACGAAGATTTGGGAATTCAAGCACTCAAAGTTGCTGAAAAAACAATTAAATACGGAGGAACTAAAAACAAATAA
- a CDS encoding DUF433 domain-containing protein has product MATYIADEISINPEILVVKSINRGMRITVQTVLEFLYAGTSKEEILKQYLML; this is encoded by the coding sequence ATGGCAACCTATATTGCAGATGAAATTTCAATCAATCCAGAAATTTTGGTGGTTAAGTCTATTAACAGGGGTATGAGGATAACGGTACAGACTGTTCTTGAGTTTTTATATGCTGGAACAAGCAAGGAAGAAATTTTAAAACAATATCTGATGCTATAA
- a CDS encoding glycoside hydrolase family 20 protein: MKKIFGLLCLVAYAFGSFAQNKYAIIPKPTQLTTANGSFIVNAQTKILIPKNNSDLRPLAELLAERFQITAGFALNIEEFEGNPSSKAIVFMPLTSKVGDKTLLQEDYTLKVEDNGIILTGATAKGEFYALQSLLQLLPTQIYSSSPVQNIQWQVPNCTIYDHPQFQYRGLMLDVGRHFFPVSFVKKYIDLLALHKMNTFHWHLTDDQGWRIEIKKYPKLTEIGSKRKESMEGHYSDQRFDGKPYGGYYTQEQIKEVVKYAEKKFVNVIPEIEMPGHALAALASYPELGCSKGPYEVGVKWGVYDDVFCPTEQTFTFLENVLTEVIGLFPSTYVHIGGDECPKVSWKNSPFCQDLMKKEGLKDEHELQSYFIKRIDKFLTSKGKKMIGWDEILEGGISPNATIMSWRGIEGGIEAVKQNHDAIMTPGSHCYLDAYQSDPSSEPVAIGGYLPLEKVYAYNPIPEGITPEQAKHILGVQGNVWTEYIATPSHAEYMVFPRATALAEVGWSQTSAKNYTDFTNRLITHLERLKYLAVNYSTAYYDVKITSSVNAKSQVALKLQNADKDTQIRYTIDGTEPTASSLLYQPSTGVVVTQDANIRALTFSAKGEKLGKEISKYYYINKSTGRKYTLVNQPKSYTGGETYGLTNGVKGEANNFDTWVGFEGKNLDVTIDLGQVMAVQKVSFAFLRASSSWIMLPRDVEVLVSEDGKKFTSVQKMPLGNLDGEQKVVQQLSIGAEGKKGRFIRVVAQNYGLLPANHPGKGNPAWLFVDEIGVE, translated from the coding sequence ATGAAGAAAATTTTCGGCTTACTATGCCTTGTGGCGTATGCCTTTGGTAGCTTTGCACAAAACAAATATGCTATTATTCCCAAACCTACTCAACTGACCACAGCCAATGGTTCTTTTATTGTAAATGCCCAAACCAAAATTCTGATTCCTAAAAATAACTCAGATTTAAGACCATTAGCTGAACTTTTGGCCGAACGCTTCCAAATTACTGCGGGATTTGCACTCAATATCGAAGAATTTGAGGGAAATCCGTCTAGTAAAGCTATTGTTTTCATGCCGCTAACAAGCAAAGTTGGTGATAAAACGTTATTACAAGAAGATTATACACTGAAAGTAGAAGATAACGGCATTATTCTCACAGGAGCAACGGCCAAAGGCGAATTTTACGCACTTCAAAGCCTTTTACAACTATTACCGACTCAAATTTACAGTAGTTCGCCCGTTCAAAATATCCAATGGCAGGTGCCGAACTGCACAATCTATGACCATCCACAATTTCAGTACCGTGGTTTGATGCTCGATGTAGGTCGTCATTTCTTTCCTGTTTCTTTTGTAAAGAAATACATTGATTTACTAGCCTTACATAAAATGAACACTTTTCATTGGCACTTAACCGATGACCAAGGCTGGAGAATTGAGATAAAAAAATATCCAAAACTGACCGAAATTGGGTCAAAACGCAAAGAATCAATGGAAGGACATTACTCAGACCAACGATTCGATGGCAAACCTTACGGTGGCTACTACACACAAGAGCAAATCAAGGAGGTAGTAAAATATGCTGAAAAGAAATTTGTAAATGTAATTCCAGAAATAGAAATGCCCGGCCACGCATTAGCAGCATTGGCATCGTATCCAGAATTGGGTTGTTCGAAAGGCCCGTATGAAGTCGGGGTTAAATGGGGTGTTTATGATGATGTATTTTGTCCAACTGAACAAACTTTTACATTTTTAGAAAATGTACTAACCGAAGTAATTGGCTTATTTCCAAGCACATACGTACACATTGGTGGCGATGAGTGTCCAAAAGTTTCTTGGAAAAACAGTCCGTTTTGCCAAGATTTAATGAAAAAAGAAGGTCTAAAAGATGAGCATGAATTACAAAGTTATTTCATTAAGCGTATTGATAAATTCTTGACCTCAAAAGGCAAAAAGATGATTGGCTGGGATGAAATCTTAGAAGGAGGTATTTCACCTAACGCAACCATTATGTCGTGGCGTGGTATTGAAGGAGGCATCGAGGCTGTTAAACAAAACCACGATGCCATCATGACTCCAGGTAGCCATTGTTATTTAGATGCTTATCAGTCAGACCCATCTTCTGAGCCAGTGGCTATTGGTGGTTATTTGCCTCTTGAAAAAGTGTATGCTTATAACCCAATTCCTGAAGGTATCACTCCCGAACAAGCAAAACATATTTTAGGGGTACAAGGAAATGTTTGGACGGAATATATTGCTACACCAAGCCACGCAGAATATATGGTTTTTCCGAGAGCAACAGCATTAGCCGAAGTTGGCTGGAGCCAGACGTCGGCTAAAAATTATACTGATTTCACTAATCGCCTGATAACGCATCTCGAACGTTTGAAATATTTAGCGGTTAATTACTCAACTGCCTATTATGATGTAAAAATAACATCATCGGTAAATGCAAAAAGTCAAGTAGCCTTGAAACTTCAAAATGCCGACAAAGACACACAAATCAGATATACCATTGATGGTACTGAACCTACGGCGAGTTCGCTTTTATATCAGCCCTCAACAGGTGTTGTGGTAACCCAAGATGCCAACATTAGAGCTTTAACTTTCTCAGCTAAAGGTGAAAAATTGGGTAAAGAAATTAGTAAGTATTATTACATAAATAAATCAACTGGCAGAAAATATACTTTGGTGAATCAACCCAAAAGTTATACTGGAGGTGAAACTTACGGACTCACTAATGGTGTAAAAGGCGAAGCTAATAATTTTGATACTTGGGTAGGTTTTGAAGGGAAAAACCTTGATGTAACAATTGATTTAGGGCAAGTGATGGCAGTTCAAAAAGTCTCGTTTGCCTTTTTGAGAGCAAGTTCTTCATGGATTATGCTTCCGCGTGATGTAGAAGTTTTGGTTTCAGAAGATGGAAAGAAATTTACGAGTGTCCAAAAGATGCCTTTAGGTAATTTAGATGGAGAGCAAAAGGTAGTTCAACAATTGAGCATTGGAGCAGAAGGTAAAAAAGGACGCTTCATTAGAGTTGTGGCTCAGAATTATGGCCTACTTCCTGCCAATCATCCCGGAAAAGGAAACCCTGCTTGGTTATTTGTTGATGAAATTGGTGTAGAATAA
- a CDS encoding DNA-3-methyladenine glycosylase I, which translates to MSYCTAIKTMSDERKALHKAYHDQQYGFPIHDDNELFCRLIFEINQAGLSWETILRKEQSFREAYHNFDIQRVANYTDDDRERLLADAGIIRNRLKINAAIENAKTILILQKEHGSFGNWLASHHPKTKTEWIKLFKKTFRFTGGEIVNEFLMSIGYLPHAHDENCEVYAKILASNPMWLKG; encoded by the coding sequence ATGTCTTACTGCACAGCTATCAAAACGATGTCGGATGAAAGAAAGGCTCTTCACAAAGCCTATCATGACCAACAATACGGCTTCCCGATTCATGATGATAATGAACTTTTTTGTCGCCTCATCTTCGAAATTAATCAAGCTGGACTTAGCTGGGAAACAATCTTACGAAAAGAACAATCCTTTCGTGAAGCTTATCATAATTTTGATATACAGAGAGTAGCAAATTACACCGATGACGACCGAGAACGCCTTTTAGCAGATGCAGGGATTATCAGAAATCGACTCAAAATCAATGCGGCTATCGAAAATGCTAAAACAATTCTGATTCTACAAAAAGAACACGGTTCGTTTGGAAATTGGTTGGCTTCGCATCATCCAAAAACAAAAACTGAATGGATAAAGCTTTTCAAAAAAACATTTAGGTTTACAGGAGGTGAAATTGTCAACGAATTCTTAATGAGCATTGGTTATTTACCACATGCACATGACGAAAATTGTGAGGTTTATGCCAAAATATTAGCGAGTAATCCGATGTGGCTGAAAGGTTAA
- a CDS encoding glycerophosphodiester phosphodiesterase family protein, giving the protein MKKSILLLSSIIALNACKVSKNSASSFKFANNPVVAHRGAWKTQNLPENSIASLKEAIRLGCTGSEFDVRMTLDDSLIINHDPHYNQLDIEKTTYAELAKVPLSNGEKLPTLREYILVGKENNKTTRLVCEIKPSASKERGKLIADKVLKLVKDLNAEAITVYISFDYDILKRIEEVKPDASTQHLNGDKSPEQILADKIDGIDYHFSVYKKNPTWAEAALKNKLILNAWTVNDEAEMKNLLAQKFEFITTNEPELLFKLLKK; this is encoded by the coding sequence ATGAAAAAAAGTATTCTTTTACTATCATCAATTATTGCTCTAAATGCTTGTAAAGTTTCAAAAAACAGTGCATCAAGTTTCAAGTTTGCCAATAATCCAGTGGTTGCCCACCGTGGTGCATGGAAAACTCAAAACCTACCCGAAAATTCTATTGCATCACTCAAAGAGGCTATCCGATTAGGTTGTACAGGCTCCGAATTTGATGTAAGAATGACCCTCGATGATTCTCTCATTATCAACCATGACCCACATTATAATCAACTCGACATCGAAAAAACAACTTATGCCGAACTGGCCAAAGTACCCCTTTCAAATGGAGAAAAACTACCAACTTTGAGGGAATATATTTTGGTAGGAAAGGAAAACAACAAAACCACAAGACTTGTCTGTGAAATCAAACCTTCGGCAAGTAAAGAGCGAGGAAAATTGATTGCTGATAAGGTTTTGAAACTTGTGAAAGACCTAAATGCTGAAGCAATAACAGTGTATATCAGTTTTGATTATGATATTTTGAAGCGAATTGAAGAAGTAAAACCCGATGCTAGCACGCAGCATTTAAACGGAGATAAATCGCCTGAGCAAATTTTAGCTGATAAAATAGATGGAATTGATTACCATTTTTCGGTTTACAAGAAAAATCCAACTTGGGCGGAGGCTGCTCTGAAAAATAAGCTCATTTTAAATGCTTGGACAGTAAATGATGAAGCAGAAATGAAAAATTTACTTGCTCAAAAATTTGAGTTTATCACTACTAATGAACCTGAATTATTATTCAAATTATTGAAGAAATAG
- a CDS encoding DUF4230 domain-containing protein: MEFLLFLVAIAIGGIAAWQVFNWMYGKKLRDNKDELRKESTLLLERIEKVFKVVMAEGYFTEIYDHSSKKELMGFFKVNKKALVVARAKVSVGFDFGKMKVRRDENSRKLLVEQFPEAEILSIDTDYKFYDIDQGWLHKFNHEDYTNILNEAKKLMQEKALTSDLPKVANRQIGLMMNQLAASMNWELEFKQLPNSEQKTLAELTDFQEES; encoded by the coding sequence ATGGAATTTTTGCTTTTTCTTGTGGCGATTGCCATCGGTGGAATTGCCGCTTGGCAGGTTTTTAATTGGATGTACGGCAAAAAACTACGTGATAATAAAGATGAATTACGTAAAGAATCAACACTTTTATTGGAGCGAATTGAGAAAGTATTTAAAGTGGTGATGGCCGAAGGGTATTTCACTGAAATATATGACCATAGCAGCAAAAAGGAGTTAATGGGATTTTTTAAAGTCAATAAAAAGGCTTTGGTGGTGGCACGTGCAAAAGTATCGGTTGGCTTTGATTTTGGAAAGATGAAAGTGAGAAGAGATGAGAATAGTAGAAAGTTATTGGTGGAGCAATTTCCAGAAGCAGAAATTTTATCAATAGATACTGATTATAAATTTTATGACATTGACCAAGGTTGGCTACATAAATTTAATCATGAAGATTATACGAATATATTAAATGAAGCTAAAAAATTGATGCAAGAAAAAGCACTAACGAGCGATTTACCAAAAGTTGCCAATCGACAAATTGGGTTGATGATGAATCAGTTAGCTGCATCGATGAATTGGGAATTAGAATTTAAGCAATTACCAAATTCTGAGCAAAAAACACTTGCTGAATTGACAGATTTTCAAGAAGAATCGTAA